The Suricata suricatta isolate VVHF042 chromosome 3, meerkat_22Aug2017_6uvM2_HiC, whole genome shotgun sequence genome contains the following window.
GGCACAGGCTCAGCAAGGCCCTGGGGACACCTGCAAcgccggggggagggggcgagagGGGGAGCCAGGTTAATTCCGCTCTCAGGGCTACAGACCGAAGGCTGGCGGAGCTGGCGAACCGCCCACTGGCCAGCTCCGCAGTGGAGAGTGCCGTCCCTGGGGAGGAGGGTCCCGTCACCTGCCCCTCCCGGCTGCGGAAGGGCTGCGAGACCTTCACTCCCCGGGGCACCTGCTCACCCGGACACCCCACCCCCTTGAGGGCGTTCCATCTCCCAGGAGGAAGTAAGGGCCCTGGCAGGTGTGAGCCACGGACCATACGCTCTCACTCGGCCTCCGTGCTCGGTCAAGCCCAGACACTCCgagggcaggcagggggccgGTGGCCCCTCTCTACGGTGGCTCAAGCTGACCACTGACCAGCGCTGCCGGGGAAGCCTGGCAGGCGCGGGTTCTAACGACAGGGGCTTCGGCAACTCCAACAACAAGAACACAGCAAACCGAAGTCCTACAAGAGGACCCAGGTGAGGAGCAGGCCGGGCGCGGGCAGGGCGCAGAAGGCACACGGCAGCCTGCGGAGGCACACACGGTCAACTTGTGTCCCAGAGACCAACTCTGACAACAGGACCGGGCCCCCGATCAACTGCGAACAACCTGGCTCTCTATTTATTAACTCATTAGCGAACTCTTTCTTCCTAAATAAGCACACTACGGACTTCGTTCTCACAAAAACTAGAGGCATCGCATAATGGAAACAGCAGTATTTGAGTGGAACTGAAGGGGGTGAGGGCCCCCGGAGGAGCAAACATCTAGAACCAAGGGGAACACTGGCAGTCACAGAGCAGAGCAAGGGGAAAGAGAACGTAAATTCTGGAACTCTGAGAACACGTACTTGTACAAATGTTTTTGCATCAACTCTCAGTGTtgaggaatttaaaaagagaagaccaACCTGGAAGTATTCTGGAAAATTCCTACTCCTAACTGAAGATTCTAAGTGCTTAGTTGGAAGGTTTTTTAATCCCTACCGCTCAATTCATTCAACTGACCCACACAGCCCACGAGTCAGAACGGAAGTCAGAACACTTACTTCTGGCCTCTTTAAAGACCTGCAGTGCCTCTGGGTCcaccttcctcctgcctctcGACTCCGGGCCCAGGGATTCCCATGTCACCAGGCTCAGGTTGGCTCCGAACTCCACGAGCAGGCTCACGAAGGCGGCCTCGCAGCCGTGGCGCAGGACGGCGTCCATGACGCAGCCCGGCGAGCCCCTGCAGAAGCCCTGCGTGTCCACGGGGCCATCGCAGTTGAAGTCGGGGTTCGCCCCTGCCTGGAGCAGCAGCTTGAAGCACTGGAGGTTGTGGTAGGCCGCGCTGATGTACAAGGGGCAGACCACCAGGGAGGTGAGGCGGCGCGAGAACGGGGGCCGGGTGTCCGGGGTCAGGTGGTGGTTGACATCGACGTCAGCCCCGTACCtgcaggggaggcacagggacAATCAGACCCCGGTCAGCAGCTTCCCACAGCACCCTAGGGAGACAGCCTGACCCCCGGCAGCACTGGGGGCCGCACAGGAGACTCCTGGGGAGACGGCCTGACCCCCGGCAGCACTGGGGGCCGCACAGGAGACTCCTGGGGAGACGGCCTGACCCCCGGCAGCACTGGGGGGGGCCGCACAGGAGACTCCTGGGGAGACGGCCTGACCCCCGGCAGCACGGGGGGCCGCACAGGAGACTCCTAGGGAGACGGCCTGGTACCCGGCAGCACTGGGGGCCACACAGGAGACTCCTGGGGAGACGGCCTGACCCCCGGCAGCACTGGGGGCCGCACAGGAGACTCCTGGGGAGACGGCCTGACCCCCGGCAGCACTGGGGGCCGCACAGGAGACTCCTGGGGAGACGGCCTGACCCCCAGGAGCACTGGGGGCCGCACAGGAGACTCCTG
Protein-coding sequences here:
- the ASB1 gene encoding ankyrin repeat and SOCS box protein 1 isoform X2, producing the protein MFHSAGPNLKEWLREQFCDHPLEHCEDTRLHDAAYVGDLQTLRSLLQEESYRRYGADVDVNHHLTPDTRPPFSRRLTSLVVCPLYISAAYHNLQCFKLLLQAGANPDFNCDGPVDTQGFCRGSPGCVMDAVLRHGCEAAFVSLLVEFGANLSLVTWESLGPESRGRRKVDPEALQVFKEARSVPRALLSLCRVAVRRALGKHRLHLIPSLPLPDPIKAFLLHE